A region from the Rosa rugosa chromosome 6, drRosRugo1.1, whole genome shotgun sequence genome encodes:
- the LOC133717538 gene encoding cytosolic sulfotransferase 15-like — MAITENPPLDHEEEKLSDECKKLVLSLPKEKGWRTLHLFQFQGFWCQSAEIQSILAFQNHFQTSDSDIVLASIPKSVTTWLKALTFAIVNRRHFAVSKSHPLLTSNPHDLVPFLEYKLYANNSLPDLSKFPEPRLFGTHIPYPSLSTIKKSNCKIVYICRNPFDTFVSSWHFINKVKPQSQAPISLDEAFDMYCKGIVGFGPFWEHMLGYWKESLNRPDNVLFLKYEDMKENGVFQLKKLAKFLGFPFSLEEERGGEIEEIAKLCGFENMKKLEVNRSGKSIKNFENKNLFRKAEVGDWTNYLTPNMVQRLSKVLEEKLGGSGLKFNVLP; from the coding sequence ATGGCCATCACTGAAAACCCACCATTAGATCATGAAGAGGAAAAACTCAGTGATGAGTGCAAGAAACTCGTTCTTTCTCTCCCAAAAGAGAAAGGTTGGAGAACCCTTCACCTCTTTCAATTCCAAGGCTTCTGGTGCCAATCAGCCGAAATCCAGTCCATACTCGCTTTCCAAAACCACTTCCAAACTAGTGACTCAGACATAGTCTTGGCCAGCATTCCAAAATCAGTCACCACATGGTTAAAAGCCTTGACTTTCGCTATTGTGAACCGACGCCATTTCGCAGTCTCAAAGTCCCATCCTTTACTCACTTCCAACCCTCATGATCTTGTGCCTTTCCTTGAGTACAAGCTCTATGCAAACAACTCACTTCCTGATCTCTCCAAATTTCCTGAGCCAAGACTGTTTGGGACACACATTCCTTATCCTTCTCTGAGTACAATAAAAAAGTCCAACTGTAAGATTGTTTACATTTGCAGAAACCCATTTGATACATTTGTGTCCTCTTGGCATTTCATTAACAAAGTGAAGCCACAATCTCAAGCTCCGATCTCTCTCGATGAGGCCTTTGATATGTATTGCAAGGGCATAGTTGGGTTTGGTCCGTTTTGGGAGCACATGTTGGGGTACTGGAAAGAGAGCTTGAACAGACCTGACAATGTTTTGTTCTTGAAGTATGAGGACATGAAGGAAAATGGTGTGTTTCAGTTAAAGAAATTGGCAAAGTTTCTGGGATTCCCTTTTAGtttggaggaggagagaggtggtgagattgaggaaatagcaaagctttgtggttttgagaaCATGAAGAAATTGGAGGTCAATAGAAGTGGCAAGTCTATTAAGAACTTTGAGAATAAGAACCTATTTAGAAAAGCCGAGGTGGGGGATTGGACGAATTATTTGACCCCTAATATGGTTCAAAGGTTGTCCAAAGTCCTTGAAGAAAAGTTGGGAGGTTCAGGTTTGAAATTCAATGTGCTTCCCTGA